In Catharus ustulatus isolate bCatUst1 chromosome 29, bCatUst1.pri.v2, whole genome shotgun sequence, the following are encoded in one genomic region:
- the LOC117008279 gene encoding perilipin-3-like, whose translation MASFSGKSLPSAVDRVTSLPLLSSAFNLVSSAYSHTKESHPCLGGVCSVAETVAAVAMGSVVGGAQPILSQLEPQIALVNEYACKGLDQLEENLPFLQQPADKVRTGFSRGSWMELPPTDCQHKPKGKSFLREGKHFGTTTTTISLCLSLVQVISDTKQLVTTKVTSAMDAACEAKEAVADKVTEAVDLTKNVVGDSVKLTRSVVSSTVSSAVEAAQGAKELVTNKVTEAVGVTKHMVEDSVDRTKLAVASTIVNAVEAAQGAKELVTNKVTEAVDLSKHLVEDSVDRTKSAVTSTITGAKELVANKVTEAVDLTKGAVQDSVEKTKSVVTSTVSTAVSQAVAGGVESVLGMSEDLVDHYLPMTEEELGNLATSVQGFGVASLEEQRRQRSYFVRLGSLSGRLRHRAYQHSLARLQGFRQSTQDTLARLQLAIKLIESVKQEVGQKLLEGQEKLHQLWVDWSLTQPKGNQVRTACQPEQVESRTLAMLRIITQQLQPAYESLRLSTHGLPSSVQEAVSRATRHIHKLHSSFSKAVSFQDLSRTTLARCQDRVAEARRSLDVLLEYVTHNTPLNWIVGPFRAMARGEQHSRKHEKKEMRSDRKLPELEKAALSQEVTKAPEEPKGGTKLSEKWCEVLEKLEEKVGKPEENTSKDTEVALTAKEIKTSAPEEDL comes from the exons ATGGCAAGTTTTTCAGGGAAGAGTCTGCCA AGCGCTGTGGATCGAGTCACCAGCCTGCCcttgctcagctctgccttcaaCCTGGTCTCCTCTGCCTACAGCCACACCAAGGAGTCCCACCCGTGCCTGGGGGGTGTCTGCAGCGTGGCTGAGACCGTGGCTGCCGTGGCCATGGGCAGCGTGGTCGGGGGGGCACAGCCCATCCTGAGCCAGCTGGAGCCGCAGA TCGCCCTTGTGAATGAATATGCCTGTAAAGGTCTGGATCAGCTGGAGGAGAACttgcccttcctgcagcagccagcagacaAGGTAAGGACAGGCTTTTCCAGGGGAAGCTGGATGGAACT ccctcccacagACTGCCAGCACAAACCCAAGGGGAAAAGCTTTCTCAGGGAGGGAAAACACTTtggaacaacaacaacaacaatctctctgtgcctgtccctggtgCAGGTAATCTCGGACACCAAGCAGCTGGTGACCACCAAGGTGACATCAGCCATGGACGCCGCCTGCGAGGCCAAGGAAGCCGTGGCTGACAAAGTCACTGAAGCTGTGGACCTCACTAAAAACGTTGTTGGGGACAGTGTGAAGCTGACCAGGTCTGTGGTCAGCTCCACTGTCAGCAGCGCTGTGGAGGCTGCCCAGGGGGCCAAGGAGCTGGTGACCAACAAGGTGACCGAGGCCGTGGGTGTCACCAAGCACATGGTGGAGGACAGCGTGGACAGGACCAAGCTTGCAGTGGCCTCTACGATTGTCAACGCTGTGGAGGCTGCCCAGGGGGCCAAGGAGCTGGTGACCAACAAGGTGACAGAGGCTGTGGACCTCAGCAAGCACCTTGTGGAGGACAGCGTGGACAGGACCAAGTCTGCTGTGACTTCCAccatcact ggagccaAGGAGCTGGTGGCCAACAAGGTGACTGAAGCAGTGGACCTGACCAAGGGGGCTGTTCAAGACAGTGTTGAAAAGACCAAATCCGTGGTCACCTCGACggtcagcaca GCAGTGAGCCAGGCAGTGGCTGGAGGTGTGGAATCTGTGCTGGGAATGTCAGAGGATCTGGTGGATCATTACCTCCCGATGACTGAGGAGGAGCTAG GTAACCTGGCCACCTCGGTGCAGGGCTTTGGCGTGGCCTcgctggaggagcagaggaggcagcGCAGTTACTTTGTGCGCCTGGGCTCGCTGTCGGGCAGGCTGCGGCACCGAGCCTACCAGCACtccctggccaggctgcagggcttCAGGCAGAGCACCCAGGACACCCTGGCACGGCTGCAGCTGGCAATAAAACTG ATTGAGTCTGTGAAGCAGGAGGTTGGCcagaagctgctggaggggcaggagaagcTCCATCAGCTGTGGGTGGACTGGAGCCTGACACAGCCCAAAGGAAACCAAGTCAGAACTGCGTGCCAGCCAGAG caggtgGAATCCCGCACTCTGGCCATGCTCAGGATcatcacccagcagctccagcccgcCTACGAGAGCCTCCGGCTCAGCACCCACGGcctccccagcagtgtccaggaAGCCGTGTCCCGGGCCACTCGGCACATCCACAAGCTCCACAGCTCCTTCTCCAAGGCTGTGTCCTTCCAGGACCTCTCCAGAACCACGCTGGCCCGCTGCCAGGACCGGGTGGCAGAGGCCCGGAGGTCCCTCGATGTCCTCCTGGAGTATGTCACCCACAACACCCCTCTGAACTGGATTGTGGGGCCCTTCAGGGCCATGGCCAGGGgggaacagcacagcagaaagcatGAGAAGAAGGAGATGAGGAGTGATAGAAAATTACCGGAGTTGGAAAAGGCTGCGCTGTCACAGGAGGTGACAAAGGCACCTGAAGAGCCAAAGGGAGGCACCAAGCTCTCAGAAAAATGGTGTGAGgtgctggagaagctggaggagaaggTGGGGAAGCCAGAGGAGAACACAAGCAAGGACACAGAGGTGGCCCTGACTGCAAAGGAGATAAAAACCAGTGCACCAGAGGAAGATCTCTGA
- the TICAM1 gene encoding TIR domain-containing adapter molecule 1, whose amino-acid sequence MAQSAELQPSFEELLAILGQAPPEKLLRLKLRLEHSKAAPCSKVLHAMVLLALGRETDARICLDALRDNQAAQYIQQTQLGAAGVQEDGGAVQPPQLDAGAMALLAQVYTVLAQEKLCSAEARDRACQAATKASKDTQRGTLNSFVPEEQDREGSAASGGSGVRFCTLRSQEDAGFPCTATPHYVQRSSPVPIGASSGLWGPRTLRSAGSSSLSSCLEISASPTVAFHTQPSVPECVPGPSRAGHPGGDTQSHGPQECSWASTASSPPGQDTAARVPSPCHCTPLPIPETPLPSEPAQSSDVSSTVTEPHTPRDEQHEEQREELKNEELKDERMKFSTGVPEPRAAVDTAPAHRSIEDSYIPGIPPNSAPASIPTCSLPPPTYSFSSTLPPLQESHSSLLPPPSPASPALQDPAVDPSEPEFYSFVVLHASEDLLVARRVKNLLESLGVRDGATLSEEFLIAGCSQMDCFQTAIENSAFIILLLTKNFLCKLCLFQTDTALMQSILEPSKQNSVIPFLPRTDALESSEIPRMLSVLVTLNESSPAFSTNVLKTFDPKRIREKKAQWEQEQRRKLQARWEQLQAQQRLAALSLGSRPWVPPAQPWCPPAPMEPPPAQRGPPAPAQLPPGHYSISPGQGGMPPLIIQNARMVQIGNHNVMEVRPAPAGPGTASDPGQPSSETQSTSNPGLE is encoded by the coding sequence ATGGCTCAGAGcgctgagctgcagcccagcttcGAGGAGCTGCTCGCCATCCTGGGCCAGGCCCCTCCAGAGAAACTGCTGAGGCTCAAGCTCAGACTGGAGCACTCCAAAGCTGCGCCCTGCAGCAAGGTCCTGCACGCTATGGTGCTGCTCGCTCTGGGGCGAGAAACGGATGCAAGGATTTGTCTGGATGCCCTGAGGGACAACCAGGCAGCCCAGTACATCCAGCAGACCCAACTGGGCGCTGCAGGAGTGCAGGAGGACGGGGGGGCTGTGCAGCCTCCGCAGCTGGATGCAGGggccatggcactgctggcacaggtgTACAcggtgctggcacaggagaagctgtgcagtgctgaggccagggacagagcctgccaggCTGCCACCAAAGCCAGCAAGGACACGCAGCGGGGGACACTCAACAGCTTTGTCCCCGAGGAACAGGACAGAgagggctctgcagccagcGGGGGCTCAGGGGTCAGGTTCTGCACGCTGAGATCCCAGGAGGACGCAGGatttccctgcactgccacccCCCACTACGTGCAGAGGAGCTCACCGGTGCCCATCGGTGCCAGCTCCGGCCTGTGGGGCCCTCGGACCTTGCGCTCTGCGGGGAGCTCCTCCCTGTCCAGCTGCTTGGAGATCAGTGCCTCACCGACAGTCGCTTTTCACACCCAGCCCTCTGTCCCCGAGTGTGTCCCTGGGCCCAGCCGTGCTGGACACCCCggtggggacacacagagccatggCCCGCAGGAATGcagctgggccagcacagccagctctccTCCTGGGCAGGACACAGCTGCCCGAGTGCCCAGTCCCTGTCACTGCACCCCGCTCCCCATTCCCGAGACCCCGCTGCCCTCGGagcctgcccagagcagtgacGTGTCCAGCACGGTGACAGAGCCTCACACACCAAGAGATGAGCAGCATGAAGAGCAGCGTGAAGAGCTGAAGAATGAAGAGCTGAAGGATGAAAGGATGAAATTCTCTACTGGTGTCCCTGAGCCAAGGGCTGCAGTGGACACTGCTCCTGCCCACAGGTCCATAGAGGACTCCTACATTCCAGGCATTCCCCCTAACTCTGCACCTGCTTCTATTCCAACCtgttcccttcctcctcctacTTATTCCTTCTCCTcaactcttcctcctcttcaggAATCTCACTCCAGCCTATTACCTCccccctctccagcctctcctgctctgcaggatccagctgtggaTCCATCAGAGCCAGAGTTCTACTCCTTTGTTGTCCTGCACGCCAGTGAAGATCTGCTTGTGGCCCGGCGGGTGAAGAACCTTCTGGAGAGCCTGGGGGTGCGTGACGGTGCCACGCTGAGCGAGGAGTTCCTCATTGCAGGCTGCAGCCAGATGGATTGCTTCCAGACAGCCATAGAAAACTCTGCCTTCATCATCCTCCTGCTGACCAAGAACTTCCTGTGCAAGCTGTGCCTGTTCCAGACGGACACTGCCCTGATGCAGTCCATCCTGGAGCCCTCCAAGCAGAACTCAGTCATCCCCTTCCTGCCCAGGACGGACGCCCTGGAGAGCAGCGAGATCCCCAGGATGCTCAGTGTGCTCGTGACCCTGAatgagagctctcctgccttctCCACGAATGTGCTCAAGACTTTTGACCCCAAGAGGATCAGGGAGAAGAAAGcccagtgggagcaggagcagagaaggaagCTCCAGGCACGTTGGGAACAGCTCCAGGCCCAGCAGAGGTtggctgccctgagcctgggCTCCCGTCCCTGggtgccaccagcccagccctggtgtccccctgcccccaTGGAGCCCCCTCCTGCTCAGAGGggtccccctgccccagcacagctccccccAGGCCACTACAGCATCAGCCCAGGCCAGGGAGGGATGCCACCCCTGATCATCCAGAACGCCCGCATGGTGCAGATCGGGAACCACAACGTGATGGAGGTGagacctgccccagctgggCCAGGCACAGCGTCTGACCCgggacagcccagctcagagacCCAATCGACTTCAAATCCTGGATTAGAgtga
- the FEM1A gene encoding protein fem-1 homolog A, which translates to MDLRTAVYNAARDGKLKLLQKLLGSRSREELEALTAGPGGGGGPGAGSTPLLIAARHGHLEVVEYLLDHCGARVEEGGSVSFDGETIEGAPPLWAASAAGHLGVVRSLLDHGASVNQTTLTNSTPLRAACFDGHLEIVRYLVGERGADLEVANRHGHTCLMISCYKGHREIARYLLEKGADVNRRSVKGNTALHDCAESGSLEILQLLLRSKARMEKDGYGMTPLLAASVTGHTNIVEYLIQGGLQQDEAAGSQSGTCASGSHQRGCSEEGCEGCGAAASGEDEVPNVFCTREAAVEALELLGATFVDKKRDLLGAHKYWRRAMELRCEGGQYLPKPEPRQLVLAYDYSREVSTLEELEALITDPDEMRMQALLIRERILGPSHPDTSYYIRYRGAVYADSGNFERCINLWKYALDMQQGNLEPLSPMTASSFLSFAELYSYVLQDRSKGTLATHLGFSDLIGVLSKGVREVERALVHGKDPVADSAQFTKTLAIILHLVFLLEKVECTPEQEHQKRQTIYRLLKCSPRAKNGFTLLHMAVDKDTTTVGRYPVGKFPSLHVVNLLLECGADPDSRDYDNNTPLHVAARNNCPLIMSALMEAGAHMDATNAFKQTAYELLDEKLLTKSTMQPFNYITLQCLAARALDKHKIPYKGFIPEELEAFIELH; encoded by the coding sequence ATGGACCTGCGCACGGCCGTGTACAATGCGGCCCGCGACGGgaagctgaagctgctgcagaagctgctgggcAGCCGCAGCCGGGAGGAGCTGGAGGCGCTGacggcggggcccggcggcgggggcggccccggggccggCAGCACCCCGCTGCTGATCGCGGCCCGGCACGGGCACCTGGAGGTGGTGGAGTACCTGCTGGATCACTGCGGGGCCCGCGTGGAGGAGGGCGGCTCCGTCAGCTTCGACGGCGAGACCATCGAGGGGGCCCCGCCGCTGTGGGCGGCCTCGGCCGCGGGGCACCTGGGCGTGGTGCGGAGCCTGCTGGACCACGGCGCCTCGGTGAACCAGACCACGCTGACCAACTCCACCCCGCTGCGGGCCGCCTGCTTCGATGGGCACCTGGAGATCGTGCGGTACCTGGTGGGAGAACGCGGGGCCGACCTGGAGGTGGCCAACCGGCACGGCCACACGTGCTTGATGATCTCCTGCTACAAAGGGCACCGGGAGATCGCGCGGTACCTGCTGGAGAAAGGGGCCGATGTGAACCGGCGCAGCGTGAAGGGAAACACGGCCTTGCACGACTGCGCCGAGTCGGGCAGCCTGgagatcctgcagctcctgctgcgcTCCAAGGCCCGCATGGAGAAGGACGGCTATGGCATGACCCCTCTGCTCGCTGCCAGCGTCACCGGCCACACCAACATCGTGGAGTACCTGATCCAGGGCGGGCTGCAGCAGGACGAGGCCGCGGGGAGCCAGAGCGGGACCTGTGCCTCGGGGAGCCAtcagaggggctgcagtgagGAGGGCTGTGAGGGCTGCGGCGCTGCAGCCTCCGGTGAGGACGAGGTCCCGAACGTGTTCTGCACTCGAGAGGCTGCCGTGGAAgcgctggagctgctgggtgccacGTTCGTGGACAAGAAACGAGACCTGCTGGGAGCGCACAAGTACTGGCGCAGGGCGATGGAGCTGCGCTGCGAGGGCGGGCAGTACCTGCCCAAGCCCGAGCCCCGGCAGCTGGTGCTGGCCTACGACTACTCGCGGGAGGTGAGCacgctggaggagctggaggcgCTGATCACTGACCCCGACGAGATGCGCATGCAGGCGCTGCTGATCCGCGAGCGCATCCTGGGCCCTTCCCACCCCGACACCTCCTACTACATCCGCTACCGCGGCGCCGTCTACGCCGACTCCGGCAACTTCGAGCGCTGCATTAACCTGTGGAAGTACGCCCTGGACATGCAGCAAGGCAACCTGGAGCCCCTCAGCCCCATGACTGCCAGCAGTTTCCTTTCCTTCGCCGAGCTTTACTCCTACGTGCTCCAGGACCGTTCCAAAGGCACTTTAGCCACCCACCTGGGCTTCTCCGACCTCATCGGGGTGCTGAGCAAGGGGGTCCGGGAGGTGGAGAGGGCCCTGGTGCACGGCAAGGACCCCGTGGCCGACTCGGCGCAGTTCACCAAGACGTTGGCCATCATCCTGCACCTGGTTTTCCTGCTGGAGAAGGTGGAGTGCACCCCGGAGCAGGAGCACCAGAAGCGCCAGACCATCTACCGCCTGCTCAAGTGCAGCCCCCGCGCCAAGAACGGCTTCACCCTCCTGCACATGGCCGTGGACAAGGACACCACCACGGTGGGGCGTTACCCCGTGGGCAAATTCCCCTCGCTGCACGTGGTGAACTtgctgctggagtgcggggCGGACCCGGACAGCCGGGACTATGACAACAACACCCCCCTGCACGTGGCCGCCCGCAACAACTGCCCGCTGATCATGAGCGCCCTGATGGAGGCCGGGGCGCACATGGACGCCACCAACGCCTTCAAGCAGACGGCCTACGAGCTGCTGGACGAGAAGCTGCTCACCAAGAGCACCATGCAGCCCTTCAACTACATCACCCTCCAGTGCCTTGCTGCTCGCGCCCTGGACAAGCACAAGATTCCCTACAAGGGATTcatccctgaggagctggaagCCTTCATTGAGCTGCACTAG